The Tubulanus polymorphus chromosome 1, tnTubPoly1.2, whole genome shotgun sequence genome contains a region encoding:
- the LOC141914881 gene encoding ras-related and estrogen-regulated growth inhibitor-like: MNSTSHSNQTGSDSSSASRPILRRKRSSFSDVLKIVVVGTTGVGKSALTVRFLTKRFIGEYDPTIENKYRHNTVIDNENVLLELIDTVSESPDDGTLKEDHIRWGDSFVIVYSITNRRSFELVADYRRKICEIKKTTNPLPTLIIGNMSDMGHARQVDKSEGEKLASDFGCLFAETSASDSLESVNTAFCDLCRDAIATKRRSRTFLDRVFGLSYKK, encoded by the exons ATGAATTCAACCTCTCATTCCAATCAAACCGGTTCCGACTCGTCCTCGGCTAGTCGACCTATTCTACGACGTAAACGATCCTCATTTTCTGATGTCTTGAAAATCGTTGTTGTGGGGACAACAGGAGTCGGAAAAAGTG CTCTGACGGTAAGGTTTCTGACGAAGCGATTTATCGGGGAATATGATCCGACGATCG aaaataaatatcgTCATAACACGGTgatagataatgaaaatgtgcTGTTAGAGTTGATTGACACAGTATCAGAG AGTCCAGACGATGGAACGTTGAAAGAAGATCACATTAGATGGGGCGATTCATTCGTCATTGTTTATTCTATAACGAATCGACGATCGTTCGAACTCGTCGCCGACTACAGACGAAAAATCTGTGAAATCAAGAAAACAACGAATCCTTTACCGACGTTGATTATCGGTAATATGTCTGATATGGGACACGCTCGACAAGTTGATAAATCAGAAG GTGAGAAATTGGCTTCAGATTTCGGATGTTTATTCGCTGAAACGTCAGCCTCTGATAGTCTAGAATCAGTAAACACAGCTTTCTGTGATCTGTGCAGAGACGCTATCGCCACCAAGCGGCGTTCGAGGACATTTCTAGACAGAGTATTTGGTTTATCCTACAAGAAATGA